Proteins encoded by one window of Kribbella italica:
- a CDS encoding N-acyl-D-amino-acid deacylase family protein: MLQIKNAKVLDGTGSPAYTSDVTIDDGRITVIGTAAPTERTIDASGLVLSPGFIDMHAHSDLQILANPDHTAKVSQGVTLEVLGQDGLSFAPIDDPTRAAVRRQIAGWNGEPDEFDFSWDSVEGYLARLDQGIACNAAYLVPQGTLRMMVVGTENRPATKAELDEMKRLLAEGLQQGAVGMSSGLTYTPGMFATTDELVELCKVVAEYGGYYSPHQRSYGKNALDAYGEMIDVAQRSGCALHLTHATMNFEPNRGRGVDLLRMIDDGLAQGVDITTDTYPYLPGATTLAAILPSWTAEGGPDALLARLQDPQDRDRITHELEQVGTDGCHGCVTDWNTIEIGGVKNPELAGAVGHTVAEIAAGIDQPPSWVYFDLLVRDNLATTILQHVGHEENVRAIMQHPTHTGGSDAILVGGKPHPRAWGTFPRYLAHYVRDLGVLDLADCIHHLTGRPARRLGLTDRGLIREGYHADLVLFDPATVKDTATFANPRQQAQGIPWVFVAGEPVIDNGVRTDALPGRAVRRTPAA; the protein is encoded by the coding sequence ATGCTCCAGATCAAGAACGCCAAAGTCCTCGACGGCACCGGGTCACCGGCGTACACGTCAGACGTCACCATCGACGACGGCCGCATCACCGTCATAGGAACAGCAGCACCAACTGAAAGAACAATTGATGCTTCTGGGCTCGTTCTCTCGCCTGGGTTCATCGACATGCATGCGCACTCCGACCTGCAGATTCTCGCCAACCCGGATCACACCGCGAAGGTCAGTCAGGGCGTCACCTTGGAGGTCCTCGGGCAGGACGGCCTCTCCTTCGCGCCGATCGACGATCCGACCCGCGCGGCCGTACGCCGGCAGATCGCCGGGTGGAACGGCGAGCCGGACGAGTTCGACTTCTCATGGGACTCGGTCGAGGGATACCTCGCCCGGCTCGACCAAGGCATCGCCTGCAACGCGGCGTACCTGGTCCCCCAAGGCACCCTGCGAATGATGGTCGTCGGCACCGAGAACCGCCCCGCCACAAAGGCCGAGCTGGACGAGATGAAGCGCCTCCTCGCCGAAGGACTGCAGCAAGGCGCGGTCGGGATGAGCAGTGGCCTGACCTACACCCCCGGCATGTTCGCGACCACCGACGAACTCGTCGAGCTGTGCAAGGTCGTCGCCGAGTACGGCGGCTACTACAGCCCGCACCAGCGCTCGTACGGCAAGAACGCCCTCGACGCGTACGGCGAGATGATCGACGTCGCCCAGCGTTCCGGCTGCGCCCTCCACCTCACCCACGCCACGATGAACTTCGAGCCCAACCGCGGCCGCGGCGTCGACCTCCTGCGGATGATCGACGACGGTCTGGCGCAAGGCGTCGACATCACCACCGACACCTACCCCTACTTGCCCGGGGCAACAACTCTCGCCGCGATCCTCCCCAGCTGGACCGCCGAGGGCGGCCCCGACGCGCTGCTCGCCCGCCTGCAGGACCCGCAGGACCGCGACCGCATCACCCACGAACTCGAGCAGGTCGGCACCGACGGCTGCCACGGCTGCGTCACCGACTGGAACACCATCGAGATCGGTGGCGTCAAGAACCCCGAACTCGCCGGCGCCGTCGGCCACACGGTCGCCGAGATCGCCGCGGGCATCGACCAGCCGCCGTCCTGGGTCTACTTCGACCTGCTCGTCCGCGACAACCTCGCCACCACGATCCTCCAGCACGTCGGCCACGAGGAGAACGTGCGGGCGATCATGCAGCACCCGACCCACACGGGCGGCTCGGACGCGATCCTCGTCGGCGGCAAACCCCACCCGCGCGCCTGGGGCACCTTCCCGCGCTACCTCGCCCACTACGTCCGCGACCTCGGCGTCCTCGACCTGGCCGACTGCATCCACCACCTCACCGGCCGCCCCGCCCGCCGCCTCGGCCTGACCGACCGAGGCCTGATCCGCGAGGGCTACCACGCCGACCTCGTCCTCTTCGACCCCGCAACCGTCAAGGACACCGCCACCTTCGCCAACCCCCGCCAACAGGCCCAAGGCATCCCCTGGGTCTTCGTCGCCGGCGAACCAGTCATCGACAACGGCGTCCGCACGGACGCCCTCCCCGGCCGAGCAGTACGCCGTACGCCGGCCGCCTGA
- a CDS encoding bifunctional 4-hydroxy-2-oxoglutarate aldolase/2-dehydro-3-deoxy-phosphogluconate aldolase → MTTLDLLRTDRVLSVVRAPEIGDARDLCSALVAGGIHVIELTFTTPDLPKHLERAASGDTGAVVGAGTVQTEAQARTAVEAGAKFLVTPGQGPEAAAIVAAAHEAGVPIVLGSLTPSEVMTAVALGADAVKIFPAHQFGPKYLKDLSGPFPGTPLVPSGGVNAGNARAFLDAGALAVSAGTDVVSPADVAAGNWSDITAKAKAFCAALS, encoded by the coding sequence ATGACCACCCTCGACCTCCTCCGCACCGACCGCGTGCTGAGCGTCGTCCGCGCCCCGGAGATCGGCGACGCCCGCGATCTCTGCTCGGCGCTCGTTGCCGGCGGCATCCACGTGATCGAGCTGACCTTCACCACCCCCGACCTCCCGAAGCACCTCGAGCGTGCCGCCTCCGGCGACACCGGTGCGGTCGTCGGCGCCGGCACCGTGCAAACCGAGGCGCAGGCGAGGACAGCCGTCGAAGCCGGCGCGAAGTTCCTCGTCACCCCCGGCCAGGGTCCCGAAGCCGCCGCCATCGTCGCCGCCGCGCACGAGGCCGGCGTACCGATCGTGCTCGGCTCCCTCACCCCCTCCGAGGTGATGACCGCCGTCGCCCTCGGCGCGGACGCGGTGAAGATCTTCCCGGCGCACCAGTTCGGCCCGAAGTACCTGAAGGACCTCAGCGGCCCGTTCCCCGGTACCCCGCTCGTGCCCTCCGGCGGCGTCAACGCAGGCAACGCCCGCGCGTTCCTCGACGCCGGCGCACTCGCGGTCAGCGCCGGCACCGACGTCGTCTCCCCCGCCGACGTTGCCGCCGGCAACTGGTCCGACATCACCGCCAAGGCCAAGGCCTTCTGCGCCGCCCTGAGCTGA
- a CDS encoding GntP family permease yields MSGAVDWLHTSTPGLLLLCVVAIALLLFLIIKVKLEPFISLLATSLFLALAAGLNVRTIVGTALKSSDSLLEKGFGGILGHIAVIIGLGTVLGALLERSGGADVLSRRLLKLFGPKGTPVAMGLVGLIFGIPVFFDIGIFVLAPLVYVAAKRGGKSLVLYALPVLAGLSMTHAFLPPHPGPTAVAGLLHVDMGWLIIIGLACGLPAFAVAGILWPLYIAPRVPVSVPADYVVEEEESRPEPSLALVMSVIVLPLVLILGATFGTLILDPDRDLLSVLTFLGNPAVALLIAVLLAYYLLGVRRGMTNAEFSELSSNSLKPVGMILLVVGAGAFFGAVISATGVGAALAKSLSSAGLPVLLLAYVISCGLRIAQGSATVAIVTTGGIVGPLLTADGYSQAHLALIAAAICAGSIILSHVNDGGFWIVAKYFNMTVKETLLTWSVLETVLSLVGFGMAAVLWAVI; encoded by the coding sequence ATGTCCGGAGCCGTCGACTGGCTGCACACCAGCACCCCCGGGTTGCTGCTGCTGTGCGTGGTAGCGATCGCGCTGCTGCTGTTCCTGATCATCAAGGTCAAGCTCGAACCGTTCATCTCACTGCTCGCCACCAGCCTCTTCCTGGCGCTGGCGGCCGGCCTGAACGTCCGCACGATCGTCGGTACGGCGCTCAAGTCCAGCGATTCCCTGCTGGAGAAGGGCTTCGGCGGCATCCTCGGCCACATCGCCGTGATCATCGGCCTCGGCACGGTGCTCGGCGCGCTGCTCGAACGCTCCGGCGGCGCCGACGTCCTCAGCCGGCGCCTGCTGAAATTGTTCGGGCCGAAGGGTACGCCGGTCGCGATGGGCCTGGTAGGGCTGATCTTCGGAATCCCCGTCTTCTTCGACATCGGCATCTTCGTCCTCGCCCCGCTCGTGTACGTCGCGGCGAAACGCGGCGGCAAGTCACTCGTCCTCTACGCGCTCCCGGTGCTCGCCGGGCTCTCGATGACCCACGCGTTCCTGCCCCCGCACCCCGGCCCGACCGCGGTCGCCGGGCTGCTGCACGTCGACATGGGCTGGCTGATCATCATCGGTCTCGCCTGCGGCCTGCCCGCGTTCGCCGTCGCCGGCATCCTCTGGCCGCTCTACATCGCCCCGCGCGTCCCCGTCAGCGTCCCCGCCGACTACGTGGTCGAGGAAGAGGAGTCCCGCCCCGAGCCCTCACTGGCCCTGGTCATGAGCGTCATCGTGCTCCCCCTGGTCCTGATCCTCGGTGCCACCTTCGGCACTCTGATCCTCGATCCGGACCGCGACCTGCTCAGCGTCCTCACCTTCCTCGGCAACCCGGCCGTCGCACTGCTCATCGCCGTACTGCTCGCCTACTACCTGCTCGGCGTACGCCGCGGCATGACGAACGCCGAGTTCAGCGAACTCAGCAGCAACTCCCTCAAGCCGGTCGGCATGATCCTGCTCGTCGTCGGCGCCGGTGCCTTCTTCGGCGCGGTCATCTCGGCCACCGGAGTCGGAGCAGCGCTCGCCAAGAGCCTGTCCAGTGCGGGCCTCCCCGTCCTCCTGCTGGCGTACGTCATCTCCTGCGGACTCCGGATCGCCCAGGGCTCGGCGACGGTCGCCATCGTCACGACCGGCGGCATCGTCGGCCCGCTACTCACCGCCGACGGCTACTCCCAGGCTCACCTGGCGCTGATCGCCGCGGCCATCTGCGCCGGGTCGATCATCCTCAGCCACGTGAACGACGGCGGCTTCTGGATCGTCGCCAAGTACTTCAACATGACCGTCAAGGAGACCCTGCTGACCTGGTCGGTCCTGGAAACAGTCCTGTCTCTCGTCGGCTTCGGCATGGCCGCGGTGCTCTGGGCCGTCATCTGA
- a CDS encoding MFS transporter has product MAGPEPQHPAISLTPYVYGGIIGVYTGRELLASIMAPLSREIGLSTFQVGLILSTSALTIILISPFWGRKVTGWGHRPVLISSVFGASFGLLGFAVVAHLGLLGILPAAVTFALALLLRGVLYGVAGAATPIATQSYVVAMTTDRRSRVRAFAMIGASFGIAGVVGPSLGGLLALQGLLVPLYVPPLLLAAIGGVLWFKLRVTTPVVAPPDVKPGRLSPLDPRIRSFLAIGFVLFSTLSIQGVLLGFVLQDRLGLSAEATARSSGLAFLASGVASLVGQVFFVRRLAWPPAWLLRCGLPLVLSGFVVLAFAGNFAVIVAATALVGFGYAFAIPGYSAGPTLVVEDHEQGGVAGLTNAVNGVAAIVGPTTATALYGVSETAPYLVGAGLLLVALMQRVR; this is encoded by the coding sequence ATGGCCGGGCCAGAACCGCAGCACCCGGCGATCTCCCTGACGCCGTACGTGTACGGCGGCATCATCGGCGTCTACACCGGCCGTGAACTGCTGGCCTCGATCATGGCTCCGCTGTCGCGGGAGATCGGCCTGAGCACGTTCCAGGTCGGGCTGATCCTGTCGACGTCCGCGCTGACGATCATCCTGATCAGCCCGTTCTGGGGACGCAAGGTGACCGGGTGGGGCCATCGCCCGGTGCTGATCTCGTCGGTCTTCGGGGCGTCGTTCGGGCTGCTCGGGTTCGCCGTGGTCGCCCATCTCGGCCTGCTCGGGATCCTGCCCGCCGCGGTGACGTTCGCGCTGGCGCTGCTGCTCCGCGGCGTCCTGTACGGCGTCGCCGGCGCCGCGACGCCGATCGCCACGCAGTCGTACGTCGTCGCGATGACGACCGATCGGCGGTCGCGGGTCCGGGCGTTCGCGATGATCGGCGCGTCGTTCGGGATCGCGGGGGTGGTCGGGCCGTCGCTCGGTGGACTGCTGGCGCTGCAAGGGCTGTTGGTGCCGCTGTACGTTCCGCCGCTCCTGCTCGCCGCGATCGGCGGCGTGCTGTGGTTCAAGCTGCGGGTGACGACGCCGGTGGTCGCACCGCCGGACGTCAAGCCGGGGAGACTGAGCCCGCTGGATCCGCGGATCCGGTCGTTCCTCGCGATCGGGTTCGTGCTGTTCTCGACGCTGAGCATCCAGGGGGTGCTGCTGGGGTTCGTGCTGCAGGATCGGCTCGGGCTGAGCGCCGAGGCGACCGCGCGGTCGAGCGGTCTGGCGTTTCTTGCCTCGGGTGTGGCCTCGCTGGTCGGGCAGGTGTTCTTCGTACGGCGGCTCGCGTGGCCGCCGGCCTGGTTGCTGCGGTGTGGCCTGCCGCTGGTGCTGAGTGGATTCGTCGTGCTGGCGTTCGCGGGGAACTTCGCCGTGATCGTGGCGGCGACGGCGCTGGTCGGCTTCGGGTATGCCTTCGCCATTCCGGGGTACTCGGCGGGGCCGACCCTGGTGGTGGAGGATCACGAGCAGGGCGGAGTGGCCGGGCTGACGAACGCGGTCAACGGGGTGGCGGCGATCGTGGGACCGACCACCGCCACCGCGTTGTACGGCGTGTCGGAGACTGCTCCCTATCTTGTCGGTGCGGGTCTGTTGCTGGTCGCCTTGATGCAGCGGGTCAGATGA
- a CDS encoding alpha-hydroxy acid oxidase — MRWIDGLEAAAAEKLPEPVHRYFRQGSAGGLSVGEAVDAWSSYRFRPRVLTDVSTISTGTTVLGTPVAGPVLVAPTTMQRQADPDGEAAMSAGVAAAGSVLGVSSNAGTTYAEIGAAGAPWWLQIYVTRNRDYTRQMLDAAVAAGARAVVLTADTPVVGRKEDEGQTVWDLVQPGHLRANVDESAYSDDDLAKADDLTPDVIDWLGSSTGLPVVVKGVLRGDDARRCVDAGAAGLIVSNHGGRQLDGAIATAHALPEVVQAVAGTNTEVYVDGGIRRGEHVLTALALGARAVFVGRPALWALTVGSSPGVTRLLTDLYAEFAHALTLVGVPGPEHLTPDLIS, encoded by the coding sequence ATGCGATGGATCGACGGGTTGGAAGCGGCCGCGGCGGAGAAGCTGCCGGAGCCGGTGCACAGATACTTCCGCCAGGGCTCGGCCGGCGGACTGAGTGTCGGCGAGGCGGTCGACGCCTGGTCGTCGTACCGGTTCCGTCCGCGGGTCCTCACTGACGTGTCCACGATCAGCACCGGTACGACGGTGCTCGGGACCCCCGTCGCCGGACCCGTCCTGGTCGCGCCGACGACGATGCAACGGCAGGCCGACCCCGACGGCGAGGCCGCGATGTCGGCCGGCGTCGCGGCGGCCGGATCGGTGCTCGGCGTCTCGAGCAACGCCGGGACGACGTACGCGGAGATCGGCGCGGCCGGAGCCCCGTGGTGGCTGCAGATCTACGTGACGCGCAACCGCGACTACACCCGGCAGATGCTCGACGCGGCCGTGGCGGCGGGCGCGCGGGCCGTCGTACTGACTGCTGACACGCCGGTCGTCGGCCGCAAGGAGGACGAGGGCCAGACGGTGTGGGATCTCGTGCAGCCGGGGCACCTGCGCGCGAACGTCGACGAATCGGCGTACTCCGACGACGACCTGGCCAAGGCCGACGACCTCACGCCTGACGTGATCGACTGGCTCGGCTCGTCCACAGGCCTGCCGGTGGTGGTGAAGGGCGTGCTCCGCGGCGACGACGCCCGCCGCTGCGTCGACGCGGGCGCCGCCGGCCTGATCGTCTCCAACCACGGCGGCCGTCAGCTCGACGGGGCGATCGCCACGGCGCACGCGCTGCCCGAGGTCGTCCAGGCCGTCGCCGGCACCAACACCGAGGTGTACGTCGACGGCGGCATCCGTCGCGGCGAGCACGTCCTCACGGCCCTCGCCCTCGGCGCCCGCGCCGTCTTCGTCGGCCGCCCGGCCCTCTGGGCCCTCACCGTCGGCAGCTCGCCCGGCGTCACCCGCCTCCTCACCGACCTGTACGCCGAGTTCGCCCACGCCCTCACCCTGGTCGGCGTCCCCGGTCCGGAGCACCTCACCCCCGACCTCATCAGCTGA
- a CDS encoding methionyl-tRNA formyltransferase → MLRIVTLNTFQAGYRVVSEWAARNGHEIVLLVTLPAGGERYDATAPPLVASVPPELDVLVTKKLRGVAAPVIEALEPDLIISAAFPRLIPDEVLKLPRYGALNCHPSPLPAGRGPNPQRLIYEGADEVAVSVHRTEPGFDTGAVLAQRSMPLPADLNGGPLMESWRILLTACLDEAVPRAVAGDRGELQDPSKATQAPAFTPEEYVLDLTEPASVVRRKAAALNITAVRALVRLDGTEYLVARTEPAEATAGTPGSIVASHADGFTVRTADAALRLTAAHA, encoded by the coding sequence ATGCTGCGCATCGTCACCCTGAACACCTTCCAGGCCGGCTACCGAGTCGTCTCGGAGTGGGCGGCCCGGAACGGCCACGAGATCGTCCTGCTCGTCACCCTCCCGGCCGGCGGTGAGCGGTACGACGCCACGGCGCCGCCGCTGGTCGCGAGCGTGCCGCCGGAGCTCGACGTGCTGGTGACGAAGAAGCTGCGCGGGGTCGCCGCTCCGGTGATCGAGGCGCTGGAGCCGGACCTGATCATCTCCGCGGCGTTCCCCCGGCTGATCCCGGACGAGGTGCTGAAGCTCCCGCGGTACGGCGCGCTGAACTGCCACCCCTCGCCGCTCCCGGCCGGCCGCGGCCCGAACCCGCAGCGGCTCATCTACGAAGGAGCCGACGAGGTCGCGGTCAGCGTTCACCGGACCGAGCCCGGTTTCGACACCGGCGCGGTGCTGGCTCAGCGCTCGATGCCGCTGCCCGCCGATCTCAACGGCGGCCCGTTGATGGAGTCGTGGCGGATCCTGCTCACCGCCTGCCTGGACGAAGCCGTCCCGCGGGCCGTCGCCGGCGATCGCGGTGAGCTCCAGGATCCGTCGAAGGCCACCCAGGCTCCGGCGTTCACGCCCGAGGAGTACGTCCTCGATCTCACCGAGCCGGCGTCCGTCGTACGGCGAAAGGCCGCGGCGCTCAACATCACCGCGGTGCGGGCGCTCGTCCGCCTCGACGGCACCGAGTACCTCGTCGCCCGGACCGAGCCGGCCGAGGCGACCGCCGGCACTCCGGGAAGCATCGTGGCGTCGCACGCCGACGGCTTCACCGTCCGGACCGCCGACGCCGCGCTCCGGCTGACGGCCGCGCACGCCTGA
- the rplA gene encoding 50S ribosomal protein L1 has protein sequence MAQRSKAYRTIAEKIDFDHLYTPLEAIKLAKEAAGSKKFNSTLDVAMRLGVDPRKADQMVRGTVNLPHGTGKTARVLVFATGEKAEAAKAAGADFVGDDDLIKKVTDGWLDFDAVVATPDLMGKVGRLGRVLGPRGLMPNPKTGTVTPDVTKAVTDIKGGKIEFRVDRHANLHFIIGKGSFDETQLVENYSAALEEILRLKPSSSKGRYIKKTVISTTMGPGVQVDPNITRNMLGEDDA, from the coding sequence ATGGCACAGCGCAGCAAGGCTTACCGCACCATCGCGGAGAAGATCGACTTCGATCACCTCTACACCCCGCTCGAGGCGATCAAGCTCGCCAAGGAAGCGGCCGGCAGCAAGAAGTTCAACTCGACGCTCGACGTCGCGATGCGCCTCGGGGTCGACCCCCGCAAGGCCGACCAGATGGTGCGCGGCACCGTCAACCTTCCGCACGGCACCGGCAAGACGGCACGGGTCCTCGTCTTCGCCACCGGTGAGAAGGCCGAGGCCGCCAAGGCCGCCGGCGCCGACTTCGTCGGTGACGACGACCTGATCAAGAAGGTGACCGACGGCTGGCTCGACTTCGACGCCGTCGTCGCCACCCCCGACCTGATGGGCAAGGTCGGCCGCCTGGGCCGCGTGCTCGGACCGCGTGGTCTGATGCCGAACCCGAAGACCGGAACGGTCACCCCGGACGTGACGAAGGCTGTCACGGACATCAAGGGCGGCAAGATCGAGTTCCGGGTCGACCGGCACGCGAACCTGCACTTCATCATCGGCAAGGGCTCGTTCGACGAGACCCAGCTGGTGGAGAACTACAGCGCCGCGCTGGAGGAGATTCTCCGGCTGAAGCCCTCCAGCTCCAAGGGCCGCTACATCAAGAAGACCGTCATCTCGACCACGATGGGTCCGGGCGTCCAGGTGGACCCCAACATCACCCGCAACATGCTGGGCGAGGACGACGCCTGA
- the rplK gene encoding 50S ribosomal protein L11 → MPPKKKIAALVKVQLQAGAATPAPPVGTALGPHGVNIMEFCKAYNAQTESMRGNVVPVEITIYEDRSFTFVTKTPPAPEMIKKAAGLQKGSPVPHKEKVGKITKDQVREIATTKMPDLNARDIDAAMKIIEGTARSMGVTVDK, encoded by the coding sequence ATGCCTCCCAAGAAGAAGATCGCTGCCCTGGTCAAGGTGCAGCTGCAAGCCGGTGCCGCGACGCCGGCACCGCCGGTCGGTACCGCTCTCGGTCCGCACGGCGTCAACATCATGGAGTTCTGCAAGGCGTACAACGCCCAGACAGAGTCCATGCGTGGCAACGTCGTACCGGTCGAGATCACGATCTACGAAGACCGGTCCTTCACCTTCGTCACCAAGACGCCGCCGGCGCCGGAGATGATCAAGAAGGCGGCAGGCCTGCAGAAGGGCTCGCCGGTCCCGCACAAGGAGAAGGTCGGCAAGATCACCAAGGACCAGGTCCGCGAGATCGCCACCACCAAGATGCCGGACCTGAACGCCCGCGACATCGACGCCGCGATGAAGATCATCGAGGGCACCGCCCGCTCGATGGGCGTCACCGTCGACAAGTGA
- the nusG gene encoding transcription termination/antitermination protein NusG, with product MAAADDAEDAEVVTAADVDDATDELAAETAETAPDETTEQVEDDAVVFSAGDDDADEDDDAEAAVPAAAADDAGSDEAEEEAEPEEPGDPLEELRATLRSQIGDWYVVHTYSGMENRVKSNLENRITSLNMEDYIFEIVVPTEEVAEIKNGQRRMVKRTVLPGYVLVRMDLTDESWSTVRHTPSVTGFVGNSQKPVPLSLEEVEKMLAPAVVAAAEAAAAETGAAPTKTAAKKKVEVADFGVGDSVMVVDGPFATLHATITEINADAQRIKALVEIFGRETPVELSFSQIQKV from the coding sequence GTGGCCGCGGCCGACGACGCCGAGGACGCCGAGGTGGTCACCGCCGCCGACGTCGACGACGCGACCGACGAGCTGGCGGCCGAGACCGCCGAGACCGCGCCGGACGAGACCACCGAGCAGGTCGAGGACGACGCGGTCGTCTTCTCCGCCGGTGACGACGACGCTGACGAGGACGACGACGCCGAGGCCGCCGTACCGGCTGCCGCCGCGGACGACGCCGGCTCCGACGAGGCCGAGGAAGAGGCCGAGCCGGAGGAGCCGGGCGACCCGCTGGAGGAGCTGCGCGCCACGCTGCGCTCGCAGATCGGCGACTGGTACGTGGTGCACACGTACTCGGGGATGGAGAACCGGGTCAAGTCGAACCTGGAGAACCGGATCACCTCCCTGAACATGGAGGACTACATCTTCGAGATCGTCGTGCCGACCGAAGAGGTCGCCGAGATCAAGAACGGGCAGCGCCGGATGGTCAAGCGCACCGTGCTCCCCGGCTACGTGCTGGTCCGGATGGACCTGACCGACGAGTCCTGGTCGACCGTGCGGCACACGCCGTCGGTGACCGGCTTCGTCGGCAACAGCCAGAAGCCGGTACCGCTCAGCCTCGAAGAGGTCGAGAAGATGCTCGCTCCGGCCGTCGTGGCGGCGGCCGAGGCGGCGGCTGCCGAGACCGGTGCCGCACCCACCAAGACCGCGGCCAAGAAGAAGGTCGAGGTCGCCGACTTCGGTGTGGGCGACTCGGTCATGGTCGTCGACGGGCCGTTCGCGACCCTGCACGCCACGATCACGGAGATCAATGCCGACGCCCAGCGGATCAAGGCGCTGGTGGAGATCTTCGGCCGGGAAACCCCGGTGGAACTCAGCTTCAGCCAGATCCAGAAAGTCTAA
- the secE gene encoding preprotein translocase subunit SecE, with amino-acid sequence MTETRTPAPSGAGKPAESKSGNRLLRFYRQVVAELRKVVWPTRKQLSTYFVVVLTFVVFVIAIVSVLDLAFGWAMFKIFG; translated from the coding sequence GTGACGGAGACGCGCACCCCGGCACCGTCCGGCGCCGGCAAGCCTGCGGAGAGCAAGTCGGGAAACCGGCTGCTGCGGTTCTACCGCCAGGTGGTCGCCGAGCTCCGCAAGGTCGTCTGGCCGACGCGCAAGCAGCTCTCCACCTACTTCGTGGTCGTGCTGACCTTCGTGGTGTTCGTCATCGCGATCGTGTCGGTGCTCGACCTCGCCTTCGGCTGGGCGATGTTCAAGATCTTCGGCTGA
- a CDS encoding pyridoxal phosphate-dependent aminotransferase: MASRISARIGAISESATLAVDAKAKALKAAGRPVIGFGAGEPDFPTPGYIVEAAVEAARDPKNHRYSPAGGLPELKQAIVEKTKRDSGYEIEAAQVLVTNGGKHAVYNTFATLLDPGDEVLLPAPYWTTYPETIQLAGGVPVEVLADESQNYLVTVEQLEAARTEKTKALLFCSPSNPTGAVDTPEAIEAIGRWALEHGIWVITDEIYEHLTYGDTKFTSLPVAVPEIADQTVVLNGVAKTYAMTGWRVGWMIGPKDVIKAATNLQSHQTSNVNNVAQRAAIAALTGDLSAVDEMKTAFDRRRKLMVSMLNEIPGVECPEPTGAFYAYPSVKGVLGKEINGRAPTTSAELAGIILDEAEVAVVPGEAFGAPGYLRLSYALGDDDLTEGVARIAKLLS; this comes from the coding sequence ATGGCTTCCCGCATCTCTGCACGGATTGGTGCAATCTCCGAGTCGGCCACGCTGGCGGTCGACGCCAAGGCGAAGGCGCTCAAGGCGGCCGGTCGCCCGGTGATCGGCTTCGGCGCCGGCGAACCGGACTTCCCGACGCCCGGCTACATCGTCGAAGCGGCCGTCGAGGCCGCCCGCGATCCGAAGAACCACCGCTACAGCCCGGCCGGTGGCCTGCCCGAGCTCAAGCAGGCGATCGTCGAGAAGACCAAGCGGGACTCCGGCTACGAGATCGAGGCGGCCCAGGTCCTGGTGACCAACGGCGGCAAGCACGCGGTCTACAACACGTTCGCGACGCTGCTCGACCCGGGCGACGAGGTGCTGCTGCCGGCGCCGTACTGGACGACGTACCCGGAGACCATCCAGCTGGCCGGGGGCGTCCCGGTCGAGGTGCTGGCCGACGAGAGCCAGAACTACCTGGTCACCGTCGAGCAGCTCGAGGCGGCCCGGACCGAGAAGACCAAGGCGCTGCTGTTCTGCTCCCCGTCGAACCCGACCGGCGCGGTGGACACCCCCGAGGCGATCGAGGCGATCGGCCGCTGGGCGCTGGAGCACGGCATCTGGGTGATCACCGACGAGATCTACGAGCACCTGACCTACGGCGACACGAAGTTCACCTCGCTGCCGGTCGCGGTCCCGGAGATCGCCGACCAGACCGTCGTACTGAACGGCGTCGCCAAGACGTACGCGATGACCGGCTGGCGGGTCGGCTGGATGATCGGCCCGAAGGACGTCATCAAGGCCGCGACCAACCTGCAGTCGCACCAGACCTCGAACGTGAACAACGTCGCCCAGCGGGCCGCGATCGCCGCGCTGACCGGTGACCTGTCGGCGGTCGACGAGATGAAGACCGCGTTCGACCGGCGCCGCAAGCTGATGGTGTCGATGCTGAACGAGATCCCCGGCGTCGAGTGCCCGGAGCCGACCGGCGCGTTCTACGCCTACCCGTCGGTCAAGGGCGTGCTCGGCAAGGAGATCAACGGCCGCGCCCCCACCACCTCGGCCGAGCTGGCCGGAATCATCCTCGACGAGGCCGAGGTGGCCGTCGTACCGGGCGAGGCCTTCGGCGCCCCCGGCTACCTGCGCCTGTCCTACGCCCTCGGCGACGACGACCTCACCGAAGGCGTCGCCCGAATCGCCAAGCTCCTCAGCTGA